One stretch of Leishmania panamensis strain MHOM/PA/94/PSC-1 chromosome 29 sequence DNA includes these proteins:
- a CDS encoding RIO-like protein kinase, putative (TriTrypDB/GeneDB-style sysID: LpmP.29.0240) yields the protein MRVAKDAELLQYMVAGSTLADIVSSEEDEDDYDAYFDAPVAKAEGGAVVGPGEGTTRAGMNAQGAATSLAKFQPAQHKNVDAKVLRRIQIDGYYDGHSSSGGASGGAQSNQRVLNELRDMTMSSRFVQNAASRNVDRSERATVENVLDPRTRLILYKLVNSGILSEINGCVSTGKEANVYYAVSGDGSPAALKVYKTSILSFKDRDQYVSGEFRFQRYCKSNPRKMVRTWAEKEARNLIRLQDGGVLAPAVKLLRQHVLIMEFLGEDGWPAPRLKDVKFPSTKALDKCYLDLCCTMHKMYARSHLIHGDLSEYNLLLYHGRVVVIDVSQSVEYDHPRSMNFLRRDIVNVNSFFRSQGLMGLFSLQDLFHFITADPAKSGWQRCQGPPNDEELMARLKEIRDGYERSGAATVDAEQAKVDEQVFLNITVPRSLNEISDRSGPNKEVAVFVEGMTAAPASAQREDDDDTDGKDDEGGDDEDSETDDSDSPKKAKATPQAVLANMTKEERKEHRRVVKEANRERRAEKKKNSAKTKKKGKK from the coding sequence ATGCGCGTCGCCAAGGATGCTGAGCTCCTCCAGTACATGGTAGCCGGCAGTACCCTTGCTGATATTGTGTCCTCTGAGGAGGATGAAGACGACTACGACGCGTACTTTGATGCCCCTGTGGCAAAGGCCGAGGGAGGTGCTGTTGTGGGGCCGGGTGAAGGCACCACCCGAGCCGGCATGAACGCGCAAGGTGCTGCGACGTCGCTTGCCAAGTTCCAACCCGCCCAGCACAAGAACGTTGATGCAAAGGTACTGAGGAGAATACAGATTGATGGGTACTACGAcgggcacagcagcagtggcggcgcgagcggtggcgcgcaGTCCAACCAGCGCGTACTCAATGAGCTACGGGATATGACCATGTCGAGCCGCTTCGTGCAGAACGCCGCGTCGAGGAACGTCGACCGTTCCGAGCGCGCTACGGTGGAAAACGTACTCGACCCCCGCACACGTCTTATCCTGTACAAACTCGTCAACTCGGGAATTCTAAGCGAGATCAACGGATGCGTTTCTACTGGAAAGGAAGCGAATGTGTACTACGCTGTGAGCGGTGACGGCAGTCCGGCAGCCTTGAAGGTATACAAGACGTCGATCCTGTCCTTCAAAGACCGCGATCAGTACGTTTCAGGCGAGTTCCGCTTTCAGCGTTACTGCAAGAGCAATCCACGGAAGATGGTGCGCACGTGGGCTGAGAAGGAGGCACGGAACCTCATCCGCCTCCAAGACGGCGGTGTCCTTGCGCCAGCGGTGAAACTGCTCCGGCAGCACGTGCTGATCATGGAGTTCCTCGGCGAGGATGGATggcctgcgccgcggctgaAGGACGTCAAGTTCCCCTCCACGAAGGCGTTAGACAAGTGCTACCTTGACCTGTGCTGCACGATGCACAAGATGTACGCGCGCAGCCATCTGATCCACGGAGACCTTTCCGAGTACAACCTGCTGCTGTACCACGGCCGTGTGGTGGTGATTGACGTGTCGCAGTCCGTCGAGTACGACCACCCGCGCTCCATGAACTTCTTGCGGCGTGACATCGTCAATGTCAACAGCTTCTTCCGCTCGCAGGGGCTGATGGGGCTGTTCAGCCTGCAGGACCTTTTTCACTTTATTACCGCAGATCCGGCGAAGTCTGGATGGCAGCGTTGCCAGGGGCCGCCGAACGATGAGGAGCTCATGGCACGGCTGAAGGAAATCCGCGACGGCTACGagcgaagcggcgccgcgacaGTCGATGCGGAGCAGGCGAAGGTGGATGAGCAGGTTTTCCTCAACATCACAGTGCCGCGCTCCTTGAACGAGATATCCGACCGCTCTGGGCCGAACAAGGAGGTTGCCGTCTTTGTGGAGGGCATGACGGCCGCACCCGCAtctgcgcagagagaggacgacgacgatacGGACGGCAAAGACGACGAGggtggcgatgacgaggacTCCGAGACGGACGATAGTGACTCgccgaagaaggcgaaggcgaccccgcaggcggtgctggcgaacATGACcaaggaggagcgcaaggaGCATCGGAGGGTTGTGAAGGAGGCAAATCGAGAGAGGCGTgccgagaagaagaaaaacagcgccaagacgaaaaagaaaggcaaaaagtaa
- a CDS encoding hypothetical protein (TriTrypDB/GeneDB-style sysID: LpmP.29.0230) — translation MFRLSSRRLLLDKLSQTRLGSEVLAQTRSEMQHLERKDSALMRFMSRRRPIDYLAIEVDGPVTKELHPSFRYVKNIITCFVFVPFVVLLVAGHLQPTYYFLVCTGLVPYDHYVQMWSFSNWAIVLVGQLFFALVVYDLSVYVRYPLFAHVLAPAYRKMGWFRPSPAASLTLEQLKTGASRRVQARPLGRPLGEVRRGKKPAAAPTAGPLRRTPKS, via the coding sequence ATGTTCCGCCTCTCGTCTCGGCGGCTTCTGCTTGACAAGTTGAGCCAGACGAGGCTCGGGTCGGAGGTACTGGCCCAGACGCGCAGCGAGATGCAGCACCTCGAGCGCAAGGACAGTGCTCTCATGCGCTTCATGAGCCGACGTCGCCCCATCGACTACTTGGCGATCGAGGTTGACGGCCCCGTCACGAAGGAGCTGCACCCGTCTTTCCGTTACGTCAAGAACATCATTACGTGCTTCGTCTTCGTCCCTTTCGTTGTGCTGCTGGTCGCGGGTCACCTGCAGCCAACTTACTATTTCCTCGTTTGCACTGGCTTGGTGCCCTACGACCACTACGTGCAGATGTGGTCCTTCTCGAACTGGGCGATCGTGTTGGTAGGGCAGCTATTCTTTGCGCTGGTGGTATACGACTTGTCCGTCTACGTACGGTATCCCCTCTTTGCCCACGTGCTGGCACCAGCGTATCGAAAGATGGGCTGGTTTCGCCCTTCCCCGGCTGCAAGTCTCACactggagcagctgaagaCCGGGGCATCTCGTCGTGTGCAAGCACGTCCGCTTGGACGTCCTCTCGGTGAGGTgcggaggggaaaaaaaccCGCGGCTGCGCCGACGGCAGGTCCGTTGAGACGCACTCCGAAGTCGTGA
- a CDS encoding protein transport protein Sec24A, putative (TriTrypDB/GeneDB-style sysID: LpmP.29.0220), with amino-acid sequence MYSAGAMYAEIYNNPAIAAAAKPKEESVPPPNFHHTFEDPNRFYTDPTRGYNQQPPVPPSSHQPQQQGAPSGYPPTGGSGFYNPQPTQPSYASPYSQVSQYVGTHAAPPPPPPGYSLYTLPHQPQQQQQLLPQQQYDNYTQPSAPYGHQPQMHQPPPQPYGMADYPQQTNLDFIRVTQVHMRKNSNKPGGLYDHPSVPRIMPQDIQEDLQQRMPAPVHITPANRICIRPTMGTFPQTQQLADSLSLPLGVNFRPFAEPRLNEVDLSEKGNTMIRCKACGAYINPFTTFTEVNDGSRWQCILCRHVNVTPRAYFSHVDPQTGQLEDIMSRPELLHCSVDFYATPEFLKRPPRRPVFLLMLDCSFSAVASGLLEAMCRGALAALDSMKDDDALYMGIMGYDGTVYFFNIRSTLSAPRMMASPDTVRDIANVNDDFKLEKVELPCPASDLVVSVKESYHLLRMVLESIPQVFASTKEAGCAFGPALAAAVTMLEANGGKILASITNIPSEGDGKLKHRFDAAKLSNQPKEYTMCSAANDWYKQRALACSNTAISVDLFVGANKDVDLATIAPLARFTSGSIHRATTVTMSGMADQVQRTLLRFTAFDCTLRVRVSKGLIVPNFYGHCHVRVPDLLVLPIADEDSSYSIEFKMGPNYTAKFAYVQFAVVYTTRSRERRIRVHTVQIPVSSTIGPVINSISSLGMTCFLSKMCVDMAVNGPFPQAQEKITEKLTTAWKVALKQIEAQGMQQNSGVLLIPESMRFIPQLLCGFFRCSATGIATVHPLPPDERVACMSSVMSCPIESMVPWYVTWTYLVYSPEEDVNLLPASIFSSEQCVHREGVYLINVGAVIVLWFGKHVHSAICQLFGVDPGEMTPERVEKQGQLRASPEQLEALRQRVDDLIWAHRQINRSSFSAVVEACAQGNSTYEPLMKRGMGEDNTRNLVAYGTYLRKVWEAVSVGK; translated from the coding sequence ATGTACTCTGCCGGTGCCATGTATGCGGAGATCTACAACAACCCGGCAATAGCCGCGGCTGCCAAGCCGAAGGAGGAGTCAGTCCCTCCCCCAAACTTCCACCACACCTTTGAGGACCCCAACCGGTTTTACACGGACCCCACCCGGGGGTACAACCAACAGCCGCCGGTGCCACCGTCATCGCatcagccacagcagcaaggcgCGCCTTCAGGATACCCTCCCACAGGGGGCAGTGGCTTCTACAATCCGCAGCCGACACAGCCCTCGTATGCGTCCCCATACAGCCAGGTGAGTCAGTATGTGGGCAcacacgccgcgccgccaccgccgccgccgggcTACTCTTTGTACACACTTCCTCATCAGCcccaacaacagcagcaactaCTACCGCAGCAACAGTATGACAACTACACTCAGCCGTCTGCGCCGTATGGTCATCAACCACAGATGcatcagccgccgccgcagccatACGGCATGGCTGACTACCCGCAGCAAACGAACCTCGACTTCATCCGTGTGACTCAGGTGCATATGCGCAAGAACAGCAACAAGCCCGGGGGCCTCTACGACCACCCGAGTGTGCCGCGTATCATGCCACAGGACATCCAGGAggacctccagcagcgtatGCCCGCCCCGGTGCACATCACGCCAGCCAACCGCATCTGCATTCGACCGACTATGGGCACTTTTCCCCAGACGCAGCAGCTAGCGGATTCCCTCAGTCTACCGCTTGGCGTCAACTTCCGCCCCTTTGCGGAGCCACGGCTGAATGAGGTGGACTTGTCAGAGAAAGGGAACACCATGATCCGCTGCAAGGCGTGCGGTGCCTACATCAACCCCTTCACCACCTTCACCGAGGTCAACGACGGTTCGCGGTGGCAGTGTATTCTGTGCAGGCACGTGAACGTGACGCCACGCGCCTACTTCAGCCATGTCGACCCGCAGACTGGCCAGCTTGAGGACATCATGAGCCGcccggagctgctgcattgcAGTGTCGACTTCTACGCGACGCCAGAGTTCCTGAAGcgtccgccgcgccgccccgTCTTCCTACTGATGCTGGactgctccttctctgctgtgGCCTCAGGTCTGCTGGAGGCGATGTGCCGCGGCGccctggcggcgctggactCGATGAAGGATGACGACGCGCTGTATATGGGCATCATGGGTTACGACGGCACTGTTTACTTCTTCAACATACGCTCCACCCTGAGTGCACCGCGCATGATGGCGTCTCCAGACACGGTCAGAGATATCGCCAACGTGAATGACGACTTCAAGCTCGAAAAGGTTGAGCTTCCGTGCCCGGCAAGCGACTTGGTTGTGTCTGTAAAGGAGTCATACCATCTCCTCCGCATGGTGCTCGAGTCCATTCCACAAGTGTTCGCCTCCACTAAGGAGGCCGGCTGCGCATTTGGCCCCGCCttagcggcagcagtgacgaTGCTGGAAGCAAACGGAGGCAAGATTCTTGCCAGCATCACGAACATCCCTTCGGAGGGGGATGGCAAGTTAAAGCACCGCTTTGATGCGGCAAAGCTGTCGAACCAGCCGAAGGAGTACACGATGTGTTCAGCGGCCAACGACTGGTACAAGCAGCGTGCCCTGGCGTGCTCGAACACCGCCATCTCGGTCGACCTCTTTGTCGGTGCAAACAAGGACGTGGACTTGGCGACGATTGCCCCACTCGCACGCTTCACCTCTGGCTCTATCCACCGCGCGACCACCGTGACCATGAGCGGCATGGCAGACCAGGTGCAGCGGACCctgctgcgcttcaccgCCTTTGACTGCACGCTGCGAGTGCGCGTGTCGAAGGGACTCATTGTGCCAAACTTCTACGGCCACTGCCACGTGCGGGTGCCAGATTTGCTGGTGTTGCCCATTGCCGACGAGGATTCGTCTTACTCGATCGAATTCAAGATGGGCCCCAACTACACCGCTAAGTTCGCGTACGTGCAGTTTGCCGTCGTCTACACAACGCGTTCACGGGAGCGCCGCATTCGCGTACATACAGTCCAGATCCCGGTGTCTTCCACCATCGGACCAGTCATCAACTCGATCAGTTCCCTCGGCATGACGTGCTTTCTCTCGAAGATGTGCGTTGACATGGCTGTCAATGGACCCTTCCCACAGGCACAGGAAAAGATAACCGAGAAGCTGACCACCGCGTGGAAGGTGGCACTGAAGCAAATTGAGGCTCAAGGAATGCAGCAGAACTCAGGTGTGCTGCTCATCCCAGAGAGCATGCGTTTTATTCCTCAACTGCTGTGCGGCTTCTTCCGATGCTCGGCCACTGGTATCGCGACGGTgcacccgctgccgcctgacGAGCGCGTCGCTTGCATGTCCTCTGTGATGTCGTGCCCCATCGAGTCGATGGTGCCGTGGTATGTGACGTGGACGTACCTTGTGTACTCACCGGAGGAGGACGTCAACCTGCTGCCGGCATCCATCTTCTCGTCCGAGCAGTGCGTGCACCGCGAGGGCGTGTACCTTATCAACGTCGGCGCCGTCATTGTCCTGTGGTTTGGCAAGCACGTTCACTCAGCCATCTGCCAGCTGTTTGGGGTAGATCCGGGTGAGATGACGCCAGAGCGGGTGGAGAAGCAGGGGCAGCTCAGGGCGTCGCCAGAGCAGCTGGAAGCTTTGCGACAACGTGTTGACGATCTCATCTGGGCTCATCGTCAAATCAACCGTAGCAGCTTTTCTGCTGTCGTGGAGGCGTGCGCGCAGGGCAACAGTACCTACGAGCCGTTGATGAAGCGCGGCATGGGGGAGGATAACACGCGCAACCTAGTCGCCTATGGCACCTACCTGCGCAAGGTATGGGAGGCTGTGAGCGTCGGTAAATAG
- a CDS encoding hypothetical protein (TriTrypDB/GeneDB-style sysID: LpmP.29.0200), whose amino-acid sequence MSTVATDAGSSSSGCVDCSSLRHVTLELPPVMESVLRPHQVNALEFIWKRLVLDGALRLAARTFSSTIEQRTRLYQEVFGVILAHSMGLGKTLTSLSFVLLFQAQAMLMAMKRDRVRQHQQQQSERASTAVVTGLVPKGAACPALRVLVLCPRSCVLHWQASISEWIQPRYAGTMRVNSYVPSAMGISLNAMHRSSGGHSIEEVLLSYYQKGGLLLLGYEEYQRILQYAQAQYRSNPTSTWPRVWSLLDRLRLHLPLFQEVRLLDIIETADLVILDEAHRLRRSSSNLVTALARHLRNIQLRLALTGTPLQNHLEEYNTMQSIVTGRELDTQLFHKHFIAPIERGQCVDSTYPQFLEMQRCIASLRRYFADSAHHCGPEVLAATLPPRREFLFFFRLSAAQEVAYKAMLKRFHTQVAAGEKGDSVLRLHHVASHICLHPALSELEASSSSTALVSGKDGEEDGDDEDEDATPVVSSTLPAAALSNLDVSVSPKLSFAFYLTLHIVREQREKVVIFSQYLSHLRLMAQLLAREGISAPSLTGTSSDTERCRCIAELQSNDACRVLLCSVRAGGVGIKLTAASHCILLDVSWNPTDDVQATYRLYRYGQLRPVNVYRLATWGTSEHVVFAYALQRAWLQKKIADITDPRRQQRHQTRSYFRYPCAVPLPEDGSGVTTDEQVTLPLSQSSLKETLASNRRLEYALGVCETQCAAAAHVLRMHPEEKGYLYTVIPQSVLLLHNEDDVIRERGRRFEDAAQKSRASVAIPLQVTSGGAASAQSREDLSLLDACEAELVDAARQAAHLVITHVLQTREEAVNGSDAASEVHTVDQTMCQRLQALLTPVLETRPPPRFLAEVLLLCYQAGAADVFRTLLQSSAYLKLRTYLASRVPAAGRRRTRDTALPSRSPLEDALLFTPVSLFKSMSSVEATYVATELGCDRPFVGFCMLHGLQRLWYVDGRLALSETTLEALAALLGIIPGRVDGDSDSEEVEEAVEGEDGVRVRSRRDADGAFAETVPALAQSVLAAMASCLEEQWPPYEGFTLPPQHLQLEREEMRIGRAYRAASRAHMEGLLPLSQVSDLLRLPSYRQGQHMYGCARCRSPLLQRLDATHLECPRCHYNAEFEVRADPRMQQQTVLYQLSVVTNLLDAFSITKSFAVSFSPSECGDVSAALREVHTSQAVFEFVRRTMEEGVRAFLSEYPPRLVRLLGLQLGTGGDVEELRRVLLANGRLASHTNVREHLRERLAQAFADFVHPSTLTQFVAMPLMFLVTALHYLAHCERLSYAHELLLDECPTPRRKLLRFASDALVKVLYVERLLKHCRQKPLPSSYASSISVAASSATLGMGTGAQQENVVSSNGDGAGSLTSLLMAASSSAGSQSQPCISTSSSSSFHSDSSGGSRSDNAAGARRSHKDPLLHAMDSSRNGHSGSGSRATSTTSSSSARPSSSSSFNSVYSGDRASFPDGSASDAEERDEAMRGQQDTVTWLEELARNTLERAAPTAEELESEAVQQQRSAQYWIAFCEVYGTHSAETLTVYIEDKESGAKVLPPPPLSFWISQVAHTTMVGHCMTDMLDIFFKKVLELSQQVRVIS is encoded by the coding sequence ATGAGCACTGTCGCTACTGATGCtggcagtagcagcagcggctgcgtcgaCTGTAGCAGTCTCCGACATGTTACGCTAGAACTTCCCCCGGTGATGGAGAGCGTGCTGCGCCCTCATCAGGTGAATGCGTTGGAGTTTATTTGGAAGCGTCTTGTGCTGGACGGCGCGCTACGCCTGGCTGCTCGaaccttctcctccacgatTGAGCAGCGGACTCGACTCTATCAAGAGGTATTTGGCGTCATTCTGGCCCACTCGATGGGTCTTGGTAAGACgctcacctccctctccttcgtgCTGCTCTTTCAGGCACAGGCGATGCTAATGGCAATGAAGCGCGATCGAGTGCGTCAgcatcagcaacagcagtcaGAGCGCGCTTCAACAGCTGTAGTTACAGGCCTGGTGCCCAAAGGCGCTGCGTGCCCTGCACTCCGTGTGCTTGTTCTGTGTCCTCGCAGCTGCGTCTTACACTGGCAGGCGTCCATTTCGGAGTGGATCCAACCGCGGTATGCGGGGACCATGAGAGTCAACTCCTACGTACCCAGCGCGATGGGTATCTCCCTCAATGCAatgcaccgcagcagcggcggccactCGATTGAGGAGGTACTGCTTTCCTACTACCAGAAGGGgggtctgctgctgctaggCTACGAGGAGTACCAGCGCATTCTACAGtacgcgcaggcgcagtaCCGGAGTAACCCCACCAGCACATGGCCCCGCGTGTGGTCGCTGCTGGATCGCCTGCGACTCCATCTTCCACTATTTCAGGAGGTGCGCCTACTGGACATCATCGAGACCGCCgacctcgtcatcctcgacGAGGCACATCGTCTACGCCGTAGCAGCTCGAACCTGGTAACAGCGTTGGCGCGGCACCTCCGCAACATCCAGCTGCGGCTGGCACTCACGGGCACCCCATTACAGAACCACCTCGAGGAGTACAACACGATGCAGTCCATCGTCACCGGTCGCGAGCTTGACACCCAGCTCTTTCACAAACATTTTATTGCGCCAATCGAGAGGGGGCAGTGCGTGGACTCCACGTACCCGCAGTTTCTCGAGAtgcagcggtgcatcgcGTCATTGCGCAGGTACTTCGCCGACTCGGCGCACCACTGTGGGCCGGAAGTGCTGGCGGCCACTTTGCCACCGCGACGCgagtttctctttttcttcagACTCTCcgcagcgcaggaggtggcgtACAAGGCGATGCTGAAGCGTTTCCACACTCAggtcgctgctggagaaaagggagactcagtgctgcggctgcaccacGTTGCGTCACACATATGCCTGCATCCCGCCCTGTCGGAGCTGGAGgcctcgagcagcagcactgccctCGTCTCCGGTAaggatggcgaggaggacggggaTGACGAGGATGAAGACGCGACGCCAGTGGTGTCCTCGACTCTGCCGGCAGCTGCCCTCTCCAACCTGGATGTCTCCGTGTCCCCGAAGCTGAGCTTTGCGTTCTACCTTACGCTACACATCGTGCGCGAGCAGCGCGAGAAGGTCGTCATCTTCTCGCAGTATTTGAGTCATCTGCGGCTGATGGCGCAGTTGTTGGCACGTGAGGGGATATCAGCACCATCCTTGACGGGGACCTCCTCCGACACagagcggtgccgctgcatcgctgagCTGCAAAGCAACGACGCATGTCGTGTGTTATTATGCTCCGTCCGCGCGGGTGGTGTGGGCATCAAACTTACCGCGGCCAGTCACTGCATCCTTCTCGATGTGAGCTGGAACCCCACCGACGACGTGCAGGCCACGTATCGGTTGTATCGCTACGGGCAGTTGCGACCGGTGAACGTCTATCGACTGGCCACATGGGGCACGTCTGAGCATGTCGTCTTCGCCTACGCCTTGCAAAGGGCGTGGCTGCAGAAAAAAATTGCCGACATTACTGACCCGCGCCGCCAACAGCGCCATCAGACGCGCAGCTACTTCCGCTATCCATGCGCAGTTCCTCTACCAGAGGACGGCTCTGGAGTTACTACTGATGAGCAGGTGACTCTGCCACTGTCGCAGTCGTCGCTGAAGGAGACGCTGGCGAGTAATCGTCGGCTGGAGTACGCACTTGGGGTGTGCGAGACGCAATGCGCAGCCGCGGCTCACGTCCTACGCATGCACCCGGAAGAGAAGGGTTACCTCTACACTGTAATCCCGCAGTCGGTACTGCTGCTTCACAACGAGGATGACGTGATTCGCGAACGTGGGCGGCGCTTCGAGGATGCGGCCCAGAAGTCCCGCGCGTCTGTAGCGATTCCGCTGCAGGTGAccagcggaggtgctgccagCGCGCAATCGCGCGAGGACCTGAGCCTGCTGGACGCATGCGAGGCGGAGCTCGTGGACGCGGCGCGGCAGGCAGCTCATCTTGTGATCACGCACGTCTTGCAGACACGCGAGGAGGCAGTCAatggcagcgatgcagcatCAGAGGTACACACAGTGGACCAGACTATGTGTCAGCGACTGCAGGCGCTTCTCACACCGGTGCTGGAGACACGGCCGCCCCCGCGGTTCCTGGCGGAGGTGCTACTGCTCTGCTACCAGGCGGGCGCAGCCGACGTGTtccgcacgctgctgcagagcagcgcgTACCTGAAGCTGCGCACATACCTCGCCAGTCGCGTTCCGGCTGCTGGGCGACGTCGGACACGAGACACGGCGTTGCCCAGTCGGAGTCCTCTCGAGGACGCACTGCTCTTCACCCCGGTCTCCCTGTTCAAGTCGATGTCATCGGTGGAGGCAACGTACGTGGCGACAGAGCTCGGCTGCGACCGTCCGTTTGTTGGCTTCTGCATGTTGCACGGCCTGCAGAGGCTGTGGTACGTGGATGGGCGCCTGGCACTAAGCGAGACTACTCTGGAAGCGTTGGCAGCGTTGCTGGGCATCATCCCCGGTAGAGTcgacggcgacagcgacagcgaggaggtcgaggaggcggtcgagggagaggacggcgtacgtgtgcgcTCGAGGCGGGATGCTGACGGCGCGTTCGCAGAGACCGTCCCGGCGTTAGCGCAGTCTGTGCTGGCCGCCATGGCGAGCTGTCTCGAGGAGCAGTGGCCCCCTTACGAGGGCTTCACGCTACCGCCCCAGCACCTCCAACTGGAGCGCGAGGAAATGCGCATAGGGCGCGCCTACCGTGCAGCGTCGAGGGCGCACATGGAGGGCTTGCTGCCCCTTTCCCAAGTGTCGGATCTTCTTCGACTGCCCTCCTACCGGCAGGGGCAACACATGTACGGATGTGCGCGGTGCCGCagtccgctgctgcagcggctcgaCGCGACACACCTGGAGTGCCCGCGCTGCCACTACAACGCCGAGTTCGAGGTGCGTGCCGACCCCCGCATGCAACAGCAGACGGTGCTTTACCAGCTCTCCGTAGTGACCAACCTGCTCGACGCCTTTTCCATAACGAAGAGCTTCGCTGTGTCGTTCTCGCCGTCCGAGTGCGGCGATGTCAGTGCGGCCTTGCGGGAGGTGCATACGTCCCAGGCAGTATTTGAGTTCGTGCGCCGCacgatggaggagggggtgcgagCTTTCCTGAGCGAGTACCCACCACGGCTGGTGCGACTGCTCGGGCTGCAGCTTGGAACTGGCGGCGACGTCGAGGAATTACGTCGAGTTTTGCTGGCCAACGGACGACTCGCCTCCCACACGAACGTGCGGGAGCACTTGCGAGAGCGTCTCGCGCAGGCGTTCGCGGACTTTGTGCATCCCAGCACGCTCACGCAGTTTGTGGCCATGCCCCTCATGTTCCTCGTCACGGCGTTGCATTACCTCGCTCACTGCGAACGACTGTCCTACGCACACGAGCTTCTACTGGATGAGTGTCCGACGCCACGTCGCAAGCTTCTGCGCTTCGCCAGTGATGCCCTCGTCAAGGTGCTCTATGTGGAGCGGCTGTTGAAGCACTGCCGTCAGAAGCCCCTACCGTCCTCGTATGCCTCTTCGATATCGGTTGCTGCCTCTAGCGCGACGCTGGGGATGGGTACgggtgcgcagcaggagaacGTTGTGAGCAGCaatggcgacggcgctggctCTCTGACCTCCCTTTTGATGGCCGCTTCCTCGTCGGCTGGGAGCCAAAGTCAGCCTTGCATTTCTACATCCTCATCGTCTTCCTTtcacagcgacagcagcggcggctcaCGCAGCGACAATGCCGCCGGAGCACGGCGGTCGCACAAGGACCCACTGCTGCATGCGATGGACAGCAGTCGAAATGGCCACAGCGGTAGTGGTTCTCGCGCCACCTCTaccacctcttcttcctcggcTCGCCCCAGCTCATCCAGCTCCTTCAACTCTGTCTACTCCGGCGATCGCGCCAGCTTCCCTGATGGAAGTGCGTCAGACGCGGAGGAGCGGGATGAGGCGATGCGGGGGCAGCAGGACACCGTGACGTGgttggaggagctggcgcgcaACACGCTGGAGCGGGCCGCTCCCACTGCGGAGGAGTtggagagcgaggcggtgcagcagcagcggtcggCCCAGTACTGGATTGCCTTTTGTGAAGTTTACGGCACCCACAGCGCTGAGACGCTCACCGTCTACATCGAGGACAAGGAGAGTGGCGCAAaggtgttgccgccgccaccgctgtcctTTTGGATTTCGCAGGTTGCCCACACCACCATGGTTGGCCACTGCATGACGGACATGCTGGACATCTTCTTCAAGAAGGTGCTGGAGCTCTcgcagcaggtgcgtgtCATATCGTAG
- a CDS encoding hypothetical protein (TriTrypDB/GeneDB-style sysID: LpmP.29.0210) produces the protein MARQRPMTTAALLLLLLLFCLLTSAVSVNAWGSSEDARSIVRRDKDEQIQFWEREANTLRQGEMAKAYNKLYKAQAALESARAKQGFFYTRPQDKATIRLLDEDYRRTLVEVNVLKEQERLIMAKLKPLYGVISLHFAQEQKRTISESIKAVQSLSYDNAWYSSLFSLGEAESFSDIIMGFIGNWVLGFVILYPFSVLYYALWSAPLSVYEYTSGVADLVPGVVAYAVCVVVMCLPLIVLVVTLYLLIRHYGPQVQAAARRAQAHRHND, from the coding sequence ATGGCCAGACAGCGACCTATGACTACGGCAGccctgctactgctgctgctgctgttttgtTTGCTGACAAGTGCGGTTTCAGTCAACGCATGGGGGAGCAGCGAGGACGCCAGGTCCATTGTGAGGCGTGACAAGGATGAGCAGATTCAGTTTTGGGAGCGAGAGGCGAACACCCTCCGACAGGGCGAAATGGCCAAAGCGTACAACAAACTGTACAAAGCGCAGGCGGCGTTGGAGTCTGCCCGTGCGAAGCAGGGATTCTTCTACACACGGCCACAGGACAAGGCGACTATCCGCTTGCTTGATGAGGATTACCGAAGAACGTTGGTGGAGGTTAATGTCCTTAAGGAGCAAGAGCGCCTCATCATGGCGAAACTGAAGCCACTCTACGGCGTCATTTCGCTGCACTTTGCGCAGGAGCAGAAACGTACCATCTCAGAGTCCATCAAGGCTGTGCAATCGCTCAGCTATGATAACGCGTGgtactcctctctcttcagccTTGGCGAAGCGGAGAGCTTCTCCGACATTATCATGGGCTTCATTGGCAACTGGGTCCTCGGCTTCGTCATTCTCTACCCCTTCTCGGTCCTCTACTACGCGCTGTGGTCCGCTCCATTGAGCGTGTACGAGTACACCTCTGGCGTTGCGGACCTTGTCCCTGGCGTTGTTGCTTAcgctgtgtgtgtcgtgGTAATGTGCTTGCCTCTTATCGTTCTTGTTGTCACATTGTACTTGTTGATTCGGCACTACGGACCTCAAGTgcaggcggctgcgcgaCGGGCTCAGGCACACCGACATAATGACTGA